One segment of Larus michahellis chromosome 14, bLarMic1.1, whole genome shotgun sequence DNA contains the following:
- the LOC141751084 gene encoding RING finger protein 222-like, which translates to MSEASSSKEGPPAECPVCYEKFHPLEAMHRQLSCGHTFCHDCLVKCLLSAKLDGQVQSSIICPICRYVTFLSKKKALWPPKAGTNLRALEMPLSPSSLSHLTKLEASNTLVVPSHFVMPVQSFDRCCSTGNSPMDSQGVPGELAREAHIFVISDHGMPLVDVDCSSLGRRSRTETRSSVSSSSALGVKCCQSPIALAVLLILTVAMLAAVLPWLLLVKRDS; encoded by the coding sequence ATGTCTGAGGCCTCGTCCAGCaaggagggacccccggccgagTGCCCCGTGTGCTACGAGAAGTTCCACCCGCTGGAGGCCATGCACCGCCAGCTCAGCTGCGGGCACACCTTCTGCCACGACTGCCTGGTGAAGTGCTTGCTCTCCGCCAAGCTTGACGGCCAGGTCCAGAGCAGCATCATCTGCCCCATCTGCCGCTACGTGACTTTCCTCAGCAAGAAGAAGGCTCTATGGCCGCCCAAGGCAGGTACCAACCTCCGGGCCCTGGAGATGcctctgtcaccttcctcctTGTCCCATCTGACCAAATTGGAGGCCAGCAACACCTTGGTGGTGCCCAGCCATTTTGTGATGCCGGTGCAGAGCTTCGACCGGTGCTGCAGCACAGGAAACAGCCCCATGGACTCGCAGGGggtcccaggagagctggcacGGGAAGCCCACATCTTTGTCATCAGTGACCATGGGATGCCACTGGTGGATGTggactgcagctccctggggaggagaagcagaacagaaacacGAAGCTCGGTGTCATCCAGCTCGGCCCTGGGGGTGAAATGCTGCCAGTCGCCCATCGCCCTCGCCGTCCTGCTCATCTTGACGGTGGCCATGCTGGCGGCTGTgctcccttggctgctgctggtgaaGAGGGACTCATAG